One window of Candidatus Nitrospira kreftii genomic DNA carries:
- a CDS encoding hypothetical protein (conserved protein of unknown function), translated as MNQIHRQTIMLAVLVSVGGMLAGKDNACAASSSQRESSPSKESMDLGGQRVVSEPTDHLLPGNQLVLGRINDIRSNQIEIDIGNLQPLFVPLKPAQQKGQTFKPGDAIVVTINDHNAVVDYHHPDEASHHQVLRGRLKTPLTVGLDKAIIQTERGDKSFIVAERARGKLSAMPVGPELWFMADETGQLVDAQLASKQAVQESAELNKARIKGAHRQMRVVFKGVEAPSSAGGEGRLKIVQEGREQNLPYRPPLDKLDRLQSGQDVVLLMDDHGYVLEIATPEVAPTR; from the coding sequence ATGAATCAGATCCACAGACAAACGATCATGCTCGCGGTGCTGGTGTCGGTGGGGGGAATGTTGGCGGGAAAAGACAATGCATGTGCAGCATCGTCGTCGCAGCGCGAATCGTCGCCATCGAAAGAGAGCATGGACTTGGGCGGCCAACGGGTCGTCAGTGAACCGACGGACCATCTACTTCCCGGCAATCAACTTGTGTTGGGGCGGATCAATGACATACGGAGCAATCAAATAGAAATCGATATCGGCAATCTTCAGCCGTTGTTCGTGCCGCTCAAACCGGCCCAACAAAAAGGGCAGACGTTCAAGCCGGGGGATGCGATCGTCGTGACCATTAATGACCATAACGCTGTGGTGGATTATCATCATCCCGACGAGGCCTCGCATCATCAGGTGCTACGCGGGCGATTGAAGACGCCGCTCACCGTCGGACTGGACAAGGCCATCATTCAAACGGAACGGGGCGACAAGTCCTTTATCGTTGCCGAACGGGCTCGCGGGAAGCTAAGCGCCATGCCGGTGGGGCCGGAATTATGGTTTATGGCAGACGAAACCGGACAACTTGTCGACGCCCAATTGGCGAGCAAGCAGGCAGTGCAAGAATCAGCCGAGCTTAACAAGGCGCGCATCAAAGGCGCACATCGTCAAATGCGGGTCGTCTTCAAAGGCGTGGAGGCTCCGTCGTCGGCTGGGGGAGAAGGCCGATTGAAGATCGTTCAAGAAGGACGAGAGCAAAATCTTCCCTACCGCCCGCCACTCGACAAACTGGACCGATTACAGTCCGGTCAGGATGTGGTCTTGTTGATGGATGATCACGGCTACGTATTGGAAATCGCCACGCCGGAGGTTGCGCCGACTCGATGA
- a CDS encoding hypothetical protein (conserved protein of unknown function) — MKLTTLYDGSGTPSSPYLTTILRTTYDGDVFFGDSSSTPRVVCNFVQTLDGIVSLKIPGKSGGAEISGRNQEDAFIMGVLRACADAVMIGEETFRNAPGHVWTAGCVYPTFVEAFQTFRKHVGKVSPHPLNVVVSGRGQVDLDQPLFRDTEIHSLVLTTHQGAARLHQRYGATLPATVRVLPGETLLAPSDMMALLQSEYGIHLLLHEGGPTLLAPFVEQACLDEIFLTVSPQVIGRGPTGDRPSFSGPLGLAPEQAIWGTLLSVKQADKSGHLFLRYQI, encoded by the coding sequence TTGAAGCTCACGACGCTATACGATGGATCCGGAACCCCGTCGTCTCCATATCTCACCACGATCCTGCGTACAACGTATGATGGGGACGTGTTCTTCGGTGATTCGTCGAGCACCCCTCGGGTCGTCTGCAACTTTGTCCAGACCTTGGACGGCATTGTCTCCCTCAAGATTCCAGGCAAGTCCGGCGGAGCTGAGATTAGCGGAAGAAACCAAGAAGATGCGTTCATCATGGGGGTATTACGTGCCTGTGCCGACGCGGTCATGATCGGAGAAGAGACGTTTCGAAATGCACCTGGGCATGTTTGGACTGCGGGCTGTGTGTACCCCACATTCGTCGAGGCGTTCCAGACCTTTCGTAAACATGTCGGCAAGGTTTCTCCGCATCCATTGAATGTCGTTGTCAGCGGCAGGGGCCAGGTCGATCTGGACCAGCCACTGTTCAGGGATACAGAGATCCACAGTCTGGTGCTGACGACCCACCAAGGCGCCGCGCGTTTACACCAGCGATACGGTGCCACGTTGCCGGCGACGGTCCGGGTCCTTCCCGGCGAGACCCTACTCGCTCCGTCCGATATGATGGCCTTGCTTCAGTCCGAGTATGGAATACACCTGCTCCTGCATGAAGGTGGACCCACGTTACTGGCCCCTTTTGTGGAACAGGCGTGCCTTGACGAAATATTTCTCACCGTATCTCCCCAAGTCATCGGGCGGGGTCCGACCGGTGACCGGCCGTCCTTTTCCGGCCCGCTTGGGTTAGCGCCCGAGCAAGCGATCTGGGGAACGTTGTTATCGGTAAAGCAAGCCGACAAGAGCGGCCATCTGTTTCTGCGTTATCAAATCTGA
- a CDS encoding Glucose/sorbosone dehydrogenase produces MSTHRVRTSTVMNRLVGTVCALLTPFCFVNRSQAGSLPLDTITLPPGFSITLYADNIPNARGMARGRDGVLFVGTKDKGNVYAVLDKNGDQRADEVLTIARGLHMPVGVAYRKGSLYVSAVDRVLRFDNIDTQLRDVPPPVVIADRFPKETSHGWKFIAFGPDGKLYVPVGAPCNICEPDPDRYALIGRLNSDGSGYEIVARGVRNSVGFDWDPITHDLWFTENGRDYLGDNQPPDELNHAARPGLHFGYPYCHGRTISDPEYGRKHACDEFTAPAAELGPHVASLGMRFYTGDMFPKEYRNQIFIAEHGSWNRSEKVGYRITVVTRDEQGRTSYSVFAEGWLQGQRAWGRPVDVLVMSDGALLVSDDYAGVIYRVSYSEP; encoded by the coding sequence ATGAGCACACATCGCGTGAGAACAAGCACGGTCATGAATCGCTTGGTCGGAACGGTCTGCGCTTTGCTGACACCGTTCTGCTTCGTGAACCGGAGCCAGGCCGGCTCTCTTCCTCTCGATACGATCACACTTCCGCCCGGTTTTAGCATTACGCTCTACGCGGACAATATTCCAAATGCGCGAGGTATGGCGAGAGGGCGAGATGGTGTTCTCTTTGTCGGGACAAAAGACAAAGGCAATGTCTATGCTGTGCTCGACAAGAACGGTGATCAGCGCGCCGATGAAGTGCTGACGATCGCTCGCGGGTTGCACATGCCGGTAGGCGTGGCGTATCGGAAAGGCTCGCTGTACGTGTCCGCCGTGGATCGCGTCTTGCGGTTCGATAACATCGACACTCAATTGAGAGATGTGCCGCCACCGGTGGTGATCGCAGACCGTTTCCCGAAAGAAACCAGTCATGGGTGGAAGTTTATTGCATTCGGTCCCGACGGGAAACTATATGTGCCGGTGGGAGCGCCCTGCAATATCTGTGAACCTGACCCTGATCGCTATGCGCTCATTGGCCGTCTCAATTCGGATGGAAGCGGGTACGAAATCGTCGCGCGCGGAGTTCGTAACTCGGTCGGCTTCGACTGGGATCCCATCACTCATGATTTATGGTTCACGGAGAATGGTCGGGATTATCTCGGAGACAATCAACCGCCGGACGAACTCAACCATGCGGCGAGGCCCGGCCTGCACTTCGGTTATCCCTATTGCCATGGGCGAACGATTTCGGATCCTGAATACGGCCGCAAACATGCTTGCGATGAATTTACGGCGCCTGCAGCCGAACTGGGACCTCACGTCGCTTCCCTGGGCATGCGTTTTTACACCGGCGACATGTTCCCCAAGGAATATCGGAACCAAATTTTTATTGCCGAACACGGCTCATGGAATCGGAGCGAGAAAGTCGGATATCGGATCACGGTTGTGACACGAGATGAGCAAGGGCGAACGTCATATTCCGTCTTTGCGGAAGGATGGCTTCAAGGCCAAAGGGCATGGGGGCGCCCCGTCGATGTTCTTGTGATGTCGGATGGAGCTCTGCTCGTTTCAGACGATTACGCCGGCGTGATCTATCGAGTCTCTTATAGCGAACCTTAA
- a CDS encoding Coenzyme PQQ synthesis protein E, translated as MNNEYRPYTLIAELTYRCPLHCPYCSNPSDLAAQGNEIDADTWIRVFHEAEELGVVQLNLTGGEPLLRDDLEVLVEEARKLDLYTNLITSGVPLTFERLSRLRALGLDSVQISIQSTRQSVSDRIAGTSSFSRKLDAMRWVTSLELPLTLNVVLHRENISEIEELIALAERVSADRLELANTQYLGWALKNRAALLPTREQLDQARTIAAAAKARLRGHMEVLFVTPDYYTEYPKSCMDGWGRRFIVVNPEGLALPCHLAHTIPGLRFEHVTQRPLMDIWHHSSGFNRFRGDEWLSDPCKTCERRAIDFGGCRCQAFHLIGDAGMPDPACSLVPGHDVIESARTQAVRGAGIPVLFEHRTGERHSSR; from the coding sequence ATGAATAACGAGTATCGCCCATATACCTTGATCGCGGAATTGACCTATCGTTGTCCGCTTCACTGTCCCTATTGTTCGAATCCGTCGGATCTCGCAGCACAGGGAAACGAAATCGACGCCGACACTTGGATTCGAGTCTTTCATGAGGCCGAAGAACTCGGCGTGGTTCAACTCAACCTCACAGGAGGCGAGCCGTTGTTGCGAGATGATTTGGAAGTGCTTGTCGAGGAGGCTCGCAAGCTTGACCTCTATACGAACCTTATCACGAGCGGAGTTCCACTCACATTCGAGCGGCTTTCCCGACTTCGGGCACTGGGATTGGATAGTGTACAAATCTCCATTCAAAGTACGAGGCAGTCCGTATCGGACCGAATCGCCGGAACATCATCGTTCAGCCGTAAGCTCGACGCCATGCGATGGGTCACGTCGCTCGAACTTCCATTGACTCTGAACGTCGTGCTTCATCGAGAAAATATTTCTGAAATCGAAGAGCTCATCGCTCTGGCTGAACGCGTCTCTGCCGATCGTCTCGAGTTGGCGAATACGCAATATCTTGGATGGGCATTGAAGAATCGTGCCGCGCTCTTACCCACTAGAGAGCAACTCGACCAGGCGCGAACCATTGCAGCTGCCGCTAAAGCGCGCCTTCGTGGACACATGGAGGTGCTCTTCGTCACCCCCGACTATTACACGGAGTATCCTAAATCCTGTATGGACGGATGGGGACGACGGTTCATCGTGGTCAATCCGGAAGGACTCGCATTGCCCTGCCATCTGGCGCATACGATCCCAGGATTGCGTTTTGAGCATGTTACGCAGCGCCCGCTCATGGATATCTGGCACCATTCGTCGGGATTCAACCGATTCCGTGGCGATGAATGGCTGTCAGATCCTTGTAAGACCTGCGAGCGTCGGGCCATCGATTTCGGAGGATGTCGTTGCCAAGCGTTTCATCTCATCGGAGATGCCGGCATGCCTGACCCGGCCTGCTCTCTCGTTCCGGGCCATGACGTCATTGAGTCAGCAAGAACTCAGGCCGTTCGCGGAGCCGGAATTCCCGTCCTGTTCGAGCATCGGACCGGTGAAAGACATTCTTCACGATGA
- a CDS encoding putative Coenzyme PQQ synthesis protein D — protein MNLATIRPRLSRKARLRFDRRTSRHLLVYPETGLELNDTATAIVRLCTGERTIEDMVDHLARAYDQASPGEIRRAVCEFLGVLGDRCLLRGMP, from the coding sequence ATGAATCTCGCCACCATCAGGCCCCGGCTTAGTCGGAAAGCGCGCCTGCGGTTCGATCGGCGCACGAGCCGCCACTTGCTTGTGTACCCCGAAACCGGACTCGAACTGAACGACACCGCCACGGCGATTGTGCGTCTTTGTACGGGCGAACGGACGATCGAAGACATGGTCGATCATCTCGCCCGAGCTTATGATCAGGCGTCTCCAGGCGAGATCAGGCGAGCGGTGTGCGAGTTTCTGGGCGTTCTTGGCGATCGATGTTTGCTTCGGGGTATGCCATGA
- a CDS encoding Pyrroloquinoline-quinone synthase translates to MGWDGDLLVRMKDNHHRDRLSEDAFIEWLKREGSRRYHDHHPFHQLMHNGNLTKTQLQQWVLNRYYYQTRIPIKDALIVAKSEDPAFRRAWLRRIQDHDGEQQGAGGLALWLELARGVSLDAEVVRSCRYVLPGVRLACDEYVSFVRAAPLLDAVASSLTELFAPSLMARRLEAWREHYPWVRSASLEYFQLRIARATLDSSQAVEFVVQHATTYALQERCVKALIRKADILWTMLDQLSMAYVDRRSKPNRTADESRHHQAPA, encoded by the coding sequence ATGGGATGGGATGGAGATCTCCTTGTGAGGATGAAGGACAATCACCATCGGGATCGGCTCTCGGAGGATGCCTTTATCGAATGGCTCAAGCGGGAAGGCTCTCGTCGCTATCATGACCACCATCCTTTCCATCAGCTGATGCACAACGGGAATCTAACGAAGACACAGCTCCAACAGTGGGTCCTGAACCGCTACTACTATCAAACGCGAATTCCCATCAAAGACGCGCTCATTGTCGCGAAATCCGAGGACCCGGCTTTTCGACGCGCGTGGCTCCGCCGCATTCAAGACCATGACGGCGAGCAACAAGGGGCAGGCGGACTCGCGCTATGGCTGGAATTGGCGAGAGGGGTGAGCCTCGACGCCGAAGTCGTGAGGAGTTGCCGATATGTACTCCCGGGCGTCAGGCTTGCGTGCGACGAATATGTCAGCTTCGTCCGTGCGGCTCCGCTTCTCGATGCCGTGGCCTCGTCGCTCACGGAATTGTTTGCCCCTTCCCTTATGGCACGGCGCCTTGAGGCGTGGAGAGAACATTATCCCTGGGTTCGCTCAGCGTCGCTGGAGTATTTTCAATTGCGCATCGCTCGCGCAACGCTTGATTCGAGCCAGGCCGTCGAATTTGTAGTTCAGCACGCGACTACCTATGCCCTCCAAGAGCGATGTGTGAAGGCCTTGATCAGGAAGGCCGACATTTTATGGACCATGCTCGACCAACTATCTATGGCCTATGTGGACAGGAGGTCGAAACCGAACCGGACTGCCGATGAATCTCGCCACCATCAGGCCCCGGCTTAG
- a CDS encoding Coenzyme PQQ synthesis protein B: protein MLIRVLGSAAGGGFPQWNCACENCTGMRKGLIAASPRTEESVCLSAEDGDWFLINVSPDIRAQIERYGLLHPHQSRSSPIHTILLTNGDLDHCLGLLTLRENHRLVLYATDSVRRGFTEGNVLYRTLQRFADQVTWRTLKLDVEEPLPHADGRPSGLTVTAVAVPGKLPIHLEGLMPSGEPDVNVGLRFRQSTDGGVLAYFPAVGRITSSVLEVLEEADCVMCDGTFWSSDELSAPGYLEKSAEELAHWPVGGSEGSLATLSEVTARRRVFIHINNTNPMLREDSHERQLVEAAGWEVAWDGMEISL, encoded by the coding sequence ATGCTCATTCGAGTTCTCGGATCGGCTGCCGGAGGTGGATTCCCACAGTGGAACTGCGCGTGTGAGAATTGCACAGGCATGCGGAAAGGACTGATCGCAGCCAGCCCACGGACAGAGGAATCGGTCTGTCTCAGCGCAGAAGATGGTGACTGGTTTCTCATCAACGTGTCTCCGGATATTCGTGCTCAGATCGAGAGATACGGTCTCCTTCACCCTCATCAATCACGTTCTTCCCCGATCCACACGATCTTGTTGACGAACGGAGATCTGGACCACTGTTTGGGACTCCTCACGCTCCGAGAGAATCACCGGCTTGTTCTGTACGCGACGGACTCGGTGCGTCGCGGATTCACTGAAGGCAATGTCTTGTATCGGACACTTCAACGTTTTGCCGACCAGGTCACGTGGCGGACACTGAAACTCGATGTTGAAGAACCACTGCCGCATGCGGATGGAAGGCCGTCAGGGCTGACGGTGACAGCTGTGGCCGTTCCGGGAAAACTTCCCATCCATTTGGAGGGACTTATGCCGTCTGGTGAGCCGGACGTGAATGTGGGACTTCGCTTTCGACAGTCGACCGACGGGGGAGTGCTGGCCTATTTCCCGGCTGTCGGCCGGATCACGTCCTCCGTTCTCGAAGTGCTTGAAGAAGCCGATTGTGTCATGTGTGACGGGACCTTTTGGTCGAGTGATGAGCTGTCCGCGCCGGGTTATCTCGAGAAATCGGCGGAAGAGCTCGCACATTGGCCGGTCGGTGGATCGGAAGGAAGTCTGGCGACGCTTTCGGAAGTTACTGCTCGTCGCCGGGTGTTCATCCACATCAATAACACCAATCCTATGTTACGAGAGGATTCTCACGAACGACAACTCGTCGAGGCGGCAGGCTGGGAAGTCGCATGGGATGGGATGGAGATCTCCTTGTGA
- a CDS encoding hypothetical protein (conserved protein of unknown function), whose product MTWETPSFVEVRMDAEINSYQDDFRDDPDAKEPSNDIPSSVFVAKNANNNEPT is encoded by the coding sequence ATGACTTGGGAAACGCCTTCGTTTGTGGAAGTAAGAATGGATGCCGAGATCAACTCGTATCAAGATGATTTTCGGGACGATCCCGATGCGAAGGAGCCATCGAACGACATACCGTCATCGGTATTCGTCGCGAAGAACGCGAATAACAATGAGCCGACCTGA
- a CDS encoding hypothetical protein (conserved protein of unknown function) — translation MRRPLLIYWSWVFLGLSVVAIALALTDVAGSRTGMAYVLFIIFFLAYLVSFFWGRRPPPLS, via the coding sequence ATGCGCCGACCGCTTCTCATCTATTGGTCCTGGGTGTTTCTCGGTCTCAGCGTCGTGGCGATCGCGCTCGCATTGACTGACGTGGCGGGCTCCAGGACGGGGATGGCCTATGTTCTGTTTATCATTTTCTTTCTGGCCTATCTCGTCAGTTTCTTCTGGGGTCGCAGACCGCCGCCGCTTTCGTAA
- a CDS encoding hypothetical protein (conserved membrane protein of unknown function), which yields MELEPLNMPMLYGRIAIASAALSHSLFATLIVGSAVIGAVVATLAHVTDQPRYRRLAHMIAFVLVLSTATISFLGVSLVFTLNIFWPQFWHAIFRIMFWPFVLEACLFFGEAVFAYAWYYLWAWTETTGWRRRVHLAFGWLAALCAVVAMFFIDITASYMLTPHPPDSAWANILNPTMIDLDLHRWFGNLTWAGFVLAALCGVGFLRSRDEEERRFYRWSGGWCFAVGFGALLIMPVIGYQYLLHVRYSEPQAFHTLMLGARSWLFDLVALLYGLIAVLGSFYMLRTIRSYSEPTRIARLILPASLAVLVVAWIVFAMPYHVQHVPVLSRLTDATINPLGKMQPNKYLAIAALVFFGLLNWILFLHAFAGCTSRWSRGAGGQDRSNQKILIAIAGCAMLTMLSMGWVRETARAYNGYLVYGVTTLGDERSTYERLKHDE from the coding sequence ATGGAACTCGAACCACTCAACATGCCGATGCTCTACGGCCGCATCGCTATTGCCTCGGCGGCGCTGAGCCATAGTCTATTCGCTACGCTGATTGTGGGGAGCGCAGTGATCGGCGCCGTAGTGGCAACATTGGCTCATGTGACGGATCAGCCGCGGTATCGGCGGCTGGCGCACATGATCGCATTCGTTCTGGTGTTGAGTACGGCCACAATCTCGTTCCTCGGGGTGTCGTTAGTTTTCACGCTCAACATTTTCTGGCCCCAGTTTTGGCATGCGATCTTTCGGATCATGTTCTGGCCGTTCGTGCTGGAAGCCTGTTTGTTCTTTGGCGAGGCTGTCTTTGCCTATGCCTGGTATTACCTATGGGCCTGGACTGAAACCACGGGATGGCGTAGACGCGTCCACCTCGCGTTCGGCTGGTTGGCCGCTCTCTGCGCGGTGGTCGCGATGTTCTTCATCGATATCACCGCGTCCTATATGTTGACGCCCCATCCTCCCGACTCGGCATGGGCCAATATCTTGAATCCGACCATGATCGATCTCGATCTCCATCGGTGGTTCGGAAACTTGACGTGGGCCGGGTTTGTCCTCGCGGCGTTGTGCGGTGTCGGGTTCCTGCGTTCCCGGGATGAGGAGGAGCGCCGCTTCTATCGATGGTCCGGTGGTTGGTGCTTCGCCGTAGGCTTCGGGGCGCTGCTGATCATGCCGGTGATCGGCTATCAATATTTGTTGCACGTGCGATACAGCGAACCACAGGCGTTCCACACCCTCATGCTCGGCGCCCGCTCATGGCTGTTCGATCTGGTCGCGCTGCTCTACGGGCTGATCGCCGTGCTCGGATCCTTCTACATGCTTCGCACCATCCGGTCGTATAGCGAGCCGACCAGGATCGCTCGCCTGATTCTTCCGGCGTCCTTGGCTGTGCTCGTCGTCGCCTGGATCGTCTTCGCCATGCCGTATCATGTGCAACACGTTCCCGTTCTTTCTCGACTGACCGACGCCACGATCAATCCGCTTGGGAAAATGCAGCCGAACAAATATCTCGCGATCGCGGCGCTCGTATTCTTCGGTTTGCTGAATTGGATCCTCTTTCTCCATGCCTTCGCCGGTTGTACCTCCCGGTGGAGCCGCGGCGCCGGAGGCCAGGATCGCTCAAACCAGAAGATTCTCATCGCGATCGCCGGTTGCGCCATGTTGACGATGTTAAGCATGGGCTGGGTACGAGAGACGGCCCGTGCCTATAACGGGTACTTGGTCTACGGCGTCACGACCCTCGGGGATGAACGGTCGACCTACGAACGGCTCAAGCATGATGAATGA
- a CDS encoding hypothetical protein (conserved membrane protein of unknown function) → MPTLPAIEFPLIGNSLVIGLFALLHILLAGLGVGFMMLAPLAESAGETRPWLLEAARSMTRFTIVTYTASLVLAVIMVDLFIGLFPLTNAHLFNRFRYPIYVAMIAFLLQLFALYSYYHYWEALRARSPRIHRTLGFLAASLMFIWVAVLDGIGSYMLTPATGGDAWSRLVNPTWVPLVVHRFLGNLVMAGYVVAGYAAWRLSAARGEDVDYYVRLLKAGLLVGFIMLMIQPLSGLFYAMAVSASAPEAYRQLTQGPYQPWIYAQFVLIGSLFFGSHLWLQHALSTERPAWWSAVAAGLLVLAMVLSVGYPDLRRMWTFALVALSAAALYRARILFTEVSPVERYQTPFIRFLSAALAVVAVMTYLTMGTIRETARRPDTVRNVISLHDEVRAPAAFRQGEAEGQAKGKLHAEQSP, encoded by the coding sequence ATGCCGACGCTTCCTGCCATCGAATTTCCGCTGATCGGAAACAGTCTCGTAATCGGCCTGTTCGCTCTCCTGCATATCTTGCTCGCCGGGTTGGGAGTCGGATTTATGATGCTCGCGCCGTTGGCCGAATCCGCCGGAGAAACACGGCCCTGGTTGCTCGAAGCCGCTCGGTCGATGACGCGGTTTACGATCGTCACCTACACGGCGAGCTTGGTGTTGGCGGTCATCATGGTGGATCTATTCATCGGTCTGTTCCCTCTCACCAACGCGCACTTGTTCAACCGATTCCGATACCCGATCTACGTCGCGATGATCGCCTTTCTGCTGCAGCTCTTCGCGCTCTATTCCTACTACCATTATTGGGAGGCCTTACGCGCGAGGAGTCCGCGCATTCACCGAACGCTCGGATTTCTCGCAGCCTCGCTCATGTTCATCTGGGTCGCCGTGCTCGACGGAATCGGGTCATACATGCTTACTCCCGCGACGGGGGGCGATGCGTGGAGTCGCCTCGTCAACCCGACTTGGGTGCCGCTGGTCGTGCATCGGTTTTTGGGGAATCTTGTCATGGCAGGATATGTAGTCGCGGGGTATGCCGCCTGGCGGCTCTCCGCCGCGCGAGGGGAGGATGTCGACTATTATGTTCGTCTTTTGAAGGCGGGCCTGCTGGTCGGATTCATCATGCTGATGATTCAGCCGCTGAGCGGTCTGTTCTACGCCATGGCAGTCAGCGCGTCCGCGCCGGAAGCCTATCGACAATTGACGCAGGGGCCTTATCAGCCCTGGATCTATGCTCAATTTGTGCTGATCGGCTCGTTGTTCTTCGGCAGTCATTTGTGGCTTCAGCATGCATTGTCTACCGAGAGGCCGGCGTGGTGGAGCGCGGTGGCCGCCGGCTTGCTTGTGCTTGCGATGGTGCTGTCCGTCGGCTATCCGGACCTGCGGCGCATGTGGACCTTTGCCCTCGTGGCGCTGAGTGCCGCGGCACTATACCGAGCCCGCATCCTATTCACTGAGGTTTCGCCGGTGGAACGGTACCAGACACCTTTCATTCGCTTCCTCTCAGCTGCCCTGGCTGTTGTTGCGGTGATGACGTACCTCACGATGGGGACCATCCGGGAGACAGCGCGTCGTCCGGATACCGTTCGGAATGTCATTTCACTGCATGATGAGGTCAGGGCACCGGCGGCATTTCGACAAGGAGAAGCTGAAGGCCAGGCGAAGGGCAAGCTTCACGCTGAGCAATCACCGTAA
- a CDS encoding hypothetical protein (conserved protein of unknown function), which yields MALVTGTEMTVLALFEPSGYPESLVDELRNAGVREDAVEVLSPLPIHETALLRPIRVPLHLIAIIAGLLGIGLGVMVTAGTALLYPIVTGAKPIVAPPVVGIIAFETMMLVAIVTTFAAMLIRLRSESRNAAEHDPRIDDGLIGVVLSLTQDSARLEAVQALLQQAGALDIRYRHPTSSAPHGAERAGQATTAVLVAASLLCGVQACSRDMQEQPSSQPQETPRLHSPVGSVPRDNRSALTPSPGQAVSNEGARLFRINCSHCHGRDGSGNGPVVAYLKEPPADLLDPYVQALSEAALYDTVTYGLAVEGKDVMPPFQGEMSAEERRSVVAYVKSLSHLNWSGSQPVR from the coding sequence ATGGCGCTCGTCACGGGAACTGAGATGACGGTGCTGGCTCTCTTCGAGCCATCCGGTTATCCCGAATCACTTGTCGACGAGCTTCGGAACGCGGGCGTGCGGGAGGACGCGGTCGAGGTCCTCTCGCCGTTGCCGATTCATGAGACTGCCTTATTGCGTCCCATACGTGTCCCATTGCATCTCATCGCGATCATAGCTGGTTTGCTGGGCATCGGCCTCGGCGTCATGGTTACCGCCGGTACTGCGCTTCTGTACCCCATCGTGACGGGAGCAAAACCGATCGTGGCCCCTCCGGTTGTCGGTATTATCGCCTTTGAAACGATGATGCTCGTGGCGATCGTCACCACGTTCGCAGCGATGCTCATCCGGCTTCGGTCGGAAAGTCGAAACGCCGCCGAGCACGATCCACGCATCGATGATGGGCTCATTGGGGTGGTCCTCTCTCTGACACAGGATTCGGCTCGGCTCGAGGCAGTACAGGCACTTCTGCAACAGGCCGGCGCGCTGGACATCCGGTATCGTCATCCGACATCGTCGGCGCCGCATGGAGCGGAGCGAGCAGGACAGGCGACCACCGCTGTCCTCGTCGCAGCCTCCCTTCTGTGCGGGGTACAGGCTTGTTCACGCGACATGCAAGAGCAACCGTCCTCTCAGCCGCAGGAAACACCGCGCCTTCATTCGCCGGTCGGCTCGGTGCCGCGCGACAACCGCTCGGCGCTAACCCCTTCGCCCGGTCAAGCCGTATCCAATGAAGGAGCCAGACTCTTTCGTATCAACTGTTCTCATTGTCATGGACGGGACGGGAGCGGCAACGGGCCGGTCGTCGCCTATTTGAAGGAGCCACCAGCGGATCTACTCGACCCGTACGTACAGGCATTATCCGAAGCAGCACTCTACGATACGGTGACATATGGGCTGGCAGTTGAGGGGAAAGACGTAATGCCACCCTTTCAAGGGGAAATGTCCGCTGAAGAGCGGCGCTCCGTGGTCGCCTATGTCAAATCATTGTCTCACCTTAACTGGAGCGGTTCGCAACCGGTGCGGTGA